The Spirosoma oryzicola region AACAAGAATAATTGGACACCCTATCTGTAATTAATCTAAATAAACTACTTTTGGGCTCTTGCAGAATACCACCAATCATTCTAATTAATGAAAATCTCGTTTACTTGTTTACTTATCCTAAGCAGTTGTCTGTGTTTTGCGCAGACAGGACTGATAAAAGGCCGGGTTTCTAATGAAAGCGGTGACCCAGTTGAAGCAATTAACATCATTTTAAAAGGTACAGGCAAAGGAACAACTACATCCGCATCCGGTGAATTTACGTTTTCAGGCTTAGCCGCAGGATCGTACCAACTTGTCGCGACCGGCGTTGGCTACCAAACGCTTGGCCGTACAATATCGCTGGCAGAACAGCAAACCGTAACGCTAAACCTGACCGTTCAGGAAGCTATGCAGGAGTTGCAAACCGTTGAAATTGTGGGCCGTCGCGAAACGACGTACAAGAACGACATCTCATTTATTGCCAGCAAAACGGCTACTCCATTGAAAGACGTACCGCAGGCCGTGAGTTATGTCACCAAGGAAGTGCTACGCGATCAGGGCGCTTTCACTATGGGCGATGCCGTGAAAAATATGAGCGGTGTGAACCAGTTTACGTTCTACGACGACCTGACGATTCGTGGTTTTCGCATGAACGGCGGTAGCACTACCCAACTCTTTAACGGACTCCGCACCTTTTCGGGATTCTGGAAACAGCCACCCGTCAACTACCTGGAGCGTGTCGAAGTAGTCAAAGGCGCTGCTTCGGCCCTGTACGGCAATTCGTCGCCGGGGGGGACGATCAACCGGGTCACGAAAAAACCGCTGACGACTCCGCAGAAATCGCTTCTGTTCACGACGGGCAGCTTCAACACCATGCGTGTGCTGGCCGACTTCACCGGTCCGATGAACGAAAGCAAAACGCTCTTGTACCGCCTGAATCTGGGTTACGTGAACGCGCAGTCATTCCGAAATCTTCAGTTCGACAAAAACATCATTATTGCGCCCTCGGTGTCATTCCTGCCGACCACCAAAACCCGCATCAACTTTGACCTGGTTTACAACAAGTCGAACAGCCGACTTGACCGGGGGCAGTCTGTAAAAGGAAACGATTTGTATTCCAGCTCAACGGCTACGTCGCTCAACGCCGTCAACGATTACCTGAACGAAGAAACCTATCTGATCACGACCTCGCTGAACCATCAATTTAGTGCCAATACGTCGTTCAACATGGCTTATCTTCGTACGGGCTACACGGAAGATTTGCTGGAACACCGGAGCAGCAACGTCAACGCCATCGATTCGGCGGGGAAAGCCATTGACAACCTGGTAGCCCGGCAGGTTTTTGTGCGGCAGACCAAATCATTCATGGACAATGTCTCGCTGTTCCTGAACCATAACTTCCGTACGGGTCGGGCGGAGCATAAATTTGTTGTTGGCTATGATTATATCCAGTCGACAACGCCTAAAGGGTCAGGGCAGCAAACCGCCAACGGATATTTGCTGAAGGCCGGTGGAGCCGCAGCGTACAATGCAAAACGTCCGGACCTGTATCAGTTTTACAACTATACGGCCAACGGCGTTACGCGGAGCATTCCGAAACCAAACGTATCACATTACGACCTGACGCTTCAGAATAACCAACTGGAAGATCCTACCAAGTACATCTACAATGTCACGACCAATGCGTCAACTACGCCCGTTTTCTACTCCTTGCACGGTATTTATTTGCAGGAACAGGTAAAGATTGATCGGTTGCAAATTCTGCTCGGTCTTCGCTATGACACGTACATTGACAAAAAAGGCTATACCACCAGCACCGAAAGCAATGTTACGCAGCACGCCTTTTTACCACGGATCGGGGCGGTATACAGCGTAACGAAAAACGTAAATCTGTACGGAACCTACACGACTGGTTATAACCCGCAGGATGCTACGGTGCAAAGCGATCCGTTGTCGGGCGGTCCGTTTGACCCGATCCGAAGCACGTTGAAGGAAGTTGGGTTAAAAAGCGAATGGCTGGACGGACGACTAACCGCTAACCTGTCCGTATACGACATAACTCAAACGAATACGCTTTATTCGGCCAATGCCGCCGATAACCCAAACCTGATGATCCAGATTGGACAGGAGCGGGCAAAAGGGGTAGAGGTTGACGTAACGGGCAATATCCTTCCCAACTGGAGTCTGATCGCTACCTACAGTCGCAATGACGCCAAGATTACGGATGCGGGTTCGCGAGCGGCCGATCAGGTTCTGGTGAATATGCAGAAACCGAATGCGCCCAAAGAGCAAGGCAGCTTATGGACCAAATACACGTTCGTATCGGCTGGGCTGAACGGATTGGGTATTGGTTTGGGCGGTAATTTTGTGACAGAACGTAACTTGTCACTGAACAATACACAGACCATTCCAGGCTATACGCTTCTGAACGCGGCTGTTTATTACAAGATCGATAAGTTTCAGTTTCAGGTGAATCTAAACAATCTGGCTAATAAGACCTACTGGGTGGGTGGATACGACTATTTGCGGTTGTTTCCGGGTACACCCCGTAACTTTATGGCTACTGTTTCCTATACATTCTAGTGGCTTAAAAACAGATCAACTCTATAGCTGGTGACGGTGAGAACAACAGGGAAAAACATCGCAGCAAAACTACATTTATGGCTGGGGCTTGGCTCCGGCCTTGTGGTTTTTATCGTGGCGCTTACGGGGTCGCTACTCGTTTTCGAAAAGGAGCTGGAGCCAATCATCGATGCCCGGTTTCATACCATCGTGCCACCCGATAATGCGCAACGGGTACCCCTCGACGAGTTGGTGACAACGGCAACCACCCAGTTTCCCGGCAAAAAATTAAGCCGCGTTGTTATCGAGCCGCACCCCGACCGCACCGTTGTGGTTGAACTTCAGCAAAGCAAAAAAGCAAAAGATATACTGGCTGTCGCCCTTGATCCGTATACGGGTAAAGTCGTGGAGGCAAGGCAGGAGCAGGACGCCTTTTTTTCGGTTGTGCTGCGGCTGCACCGGTACCTCTGTTTGGGTGACACGGGAAAGATCATCACCGGTATTTCGTGCGTTTCGTTCCTGATCATTATGATTAGCGGCTTAGTGCTCTGGTGGCCGAATCGCAAAAACGCGAAACAGCGCTTTACGGTAAAATGGGGTGCTTCGTTCAAACGGCTCAATTGGGATTTGCACGCCATTTTCGGTTTCTACGTACTCCCGTTTGTTTTTCTGATCGCGTCGACGGGGTTGATCTGGAGTTACAAATGGGTCAACAACCTGCTTTTCTACGCCTTTGACGGTAAACCGCAGACTAAGCGGGAAGCCCCCGCAAATCAGTCGTCAGTCTCGTTGAAAAGTGCGGATCTTCTGGAGGAAATGTACGCAGAAACGAATAGACTTTTACCCCATTCCGGAGCCATTACGTTCGCGTTTCCGGAAACCGACAGTCTGGCCGTAACGGTATCAAAACGGAATGAAGAAGCAGCCATCGATAATATTGTTGACTTCCTGTATTTTGACAATGCAACCGGCGATCTGATCAAAAAACGGTTGTACGACGGCGAAACCCGGGGCTTTAAAGCGCGTAGGATTATTTTCCCGATTCACACGGGCAGTATGCTTGGCTGGCCTACCAAGATCATTGCGCTCATTGTGGCGCTGATAACCGCCAGTTTACCCATCACGGGCTTTCTTATCTGGTGGGGACGGGGCAGGAAAAAGAGCGGGACTGTCAGGCAACGAAGCGTCGACAGAGCCTTGCCCAAACAACCGCAGCACAATCGTTCGGTTGTCGTAGCCGCATCGAACAAGCTGAGCGAAGGCTAAGCAAGGAAAACGGCGGTTTGATCGTATGTGGTAAGTTTGAGTTTTCGCGTAGATTTGTCTAACTACTCCTAAGCTCAAATGAAACGACTGCTTTTGCCCCTTGGAGCGCTGGCCGCGCTTACGTTCGGCTGGTCTCATTTTACGCAGAACCTAACCGACGATAAACCCAACGACAACACAAACTGGAGCGAATACCTCGGCGGTCCCGACCGAAATCATTACTCAGCCTTAAGCCAGATCACGCCTGATAACGTTACCAATTTAAAAGTAGCCTGGACCTACGCTACTCCCGATAGTGGACAGATTCAAACGAATCCGATTATTGTTGACGGCGTATTATACGGTGTGTCGCCTACCGTGAAAGTCTTTGCCCTCGACGCCAAAACCGGCAAAGAGATCTGGACCGCCGGTGATCCGCTCAAGGCGTGGTACAGCACGTGTCGCGGGGTGACGTACTGGCAGTCCGAAGGTCCCGGTGAGCCAGACAAACGAATTCTTTATACGGTCGGGCCGTTGCTGTACGCCCTGGATGCCCGAACGGGTAAGCCAATCCCAAGCTTTGGCGAAAACGGTCATGCCGACCTTCACGCTGGGTTAGGGCAGGCGGCCAAAGACAAATTTATCATCTCCAATACACCCGGTACCATTTTCGGCGACTTGATCGTGATGCCCGTTCGGGTGGCGGAAGAAGTTGGTGGAGCGCCGGGCTACATTCGGGCGTTCAATGTGCGTACGGGCAAGCTGGCCTGGACATTCCGTACGATTCCGTACCCCAACGAATACGGCTATAACACCTGGCCGAAGGAAGCGTACCGAAACCCCGATATTGGCGCGGCCAACAACTGGTCGGGCATGGCCGTCGATCGTCGCCGGGGAATTATCTATGTACCGACCGGATCGCCTTCCTACGATTTTTACGGGGGTAACCGGCATGGTCAGAACCTCTTTGCCAACTGCCTGTTAGCCCTCGACGCCAAAACCGGTAAGCGACTCTGGCATTTTCAGGCAGTGCACCATGACCTTTGGGACCGTGATTTTCCGGCTCCGCCCAATCTGGTGACCGTAACCCAGAACGGTAAAAAAATCGACGCTGTGGCGCAGGTTACCAAATCGGGTTTCGTTTTTGTGTTTGACCGCGTGACGGGAAAACCACTCTTCCCAATCAAAGAGGTACCCGTTCCGAAGTCCGATATTCCCGGTGAAATGACCTGGCCCACGCAACCGGTTCCGCAGAAGCCAGCGCCGTTTGCGCGGCAGAGCATGACCGAGGCCGACATCAACCCGCATTCGGGTGATCGCGATTCGCTGAAAGCCGTTCTTCGGTCGGTTGGTAAGCGGTTCTACGAGCCGATCAGCAAACAGGGCAGTCTGATGTTTCCCGGCACCGATGGCGGAGCTGAGTGGGGGGGCGCTGCTGCTGACCCCGACGGTATTCTGTACGTGAATGCCAACGATGTTCCGTGGATTTTCAAGATGATCGACGCGCCGAAAGCGGATGAACTGGCGCATCTCAGCCCCGGACAGCGCGTTTACACCCAAAATTGCATTAGCTGTCACGGTCCCGAACGCAAAGGCAACGCGCGAAGTGGCTATCCATCGCTGGTGGATATTGGACAGCGACGCGACCGGCCGTATGTGATGCAGATTGTCAGCAACGGGAAAGGAATGATGCCTGGTTTTACTGCTTTGTCAGCCGACGATAAACAGGCGCTGATCGCGTTTCTGTTTGGGGAAGAAAAACAGGAGGTGGGTAGTGCCGCTACCATGGCGAAAATAAAGGAGCCTTACCTGCCGTATAAAGTAACCGGATACAACAAGTTTCAGGACAGTCGGGGCTATCCGGCCATTGCGCCACCCTGGGGTACGCTCAACGCGATAAACCTGAATACGGGCGAATACCTGTGGAAGATACCCTTGGGTGAAGATAAAGAATTGAAGGCAAAAGGCATCCGAAATACGGGTACGGAGAACTACGGTGGCCCGGTCATAACGGCCAGTGGCTTGTTATTCATTGCCGCGACGAAAGACGAAAAATTCCGGGCGTTTGACAAGAAAACGGGTAAGCTACTTTGGGAAACCGATTTGCCCGCTGCCGGATTTGCCACGCCCGCAACCTATCAGGTAAATGGCAAGCAATACGTTGTCATTGCCTGTGGTGGTGCCAAGCTGGGGGCCAAAAAAGGAAATCAGTACGTAGCGTTCGCGCTTCCTTAGTACCAGCGAAGGTCGGTCACCAAACGGCGAAAGGTGTGGTGACCGGCCTAGTTGTGAGTATCATCGTGTTTTGTATCCGTATGCATGCTTTCCATGTGGAAAAGCGCGTGTATGAACTAGTCATCATTAAGAAAATAGCCTCATGCGTTATCGGCTGATTACTACTTTTTTGTTCCTACTTACCGGGCTAACAACCTTTGCGCAGTCCGAAGAGCCGATTCATTACAAGATCACGGTACCAGCAGAGGTTGACCTAACCCTCGACGGAACGTTGACACTTCCGGCCAACCTGACCAAACCCGTACCTGTCGTGCTGATCATTGCGGGGTCGGGTTCTACGGACCGGGATGGCAATAGCCCCGCGCCCATTGCAACCTTCGGAACGCTCAAGGCCGGTACGTACCGAATGCTAGCCGATAGTTTGGTCCGTCAGGGAATCGCCGTGGCTCGCTACGACAAACGGGGTTCGGGGGCTAATATCGCTGCCACCATGAAGGTGCTGAAGCCGCAGGACCACCGCTTCGACTACTACATCAGTGATGCCGTCGGCTTTATTCGTCAGCTACAGGCCGACAAACGGTTTTCGAAAGTCGTGGTTGCCGGTCATAGCGAAGGCTCGTTGGTGGGGATGTTAGCGACTATTGAGACAAAGGCCAGTGGCTTTATATCCCTGGCGGGGGCGGGCCGGAATATTGCCGATGTGTTGAAAGTACAGTTTAAGGGTTTGCCGGAAGAACAGCGACAACTGGTCTACCAGGATCTGGATTCGCTCCGGTCGGGACAAACGGTTCATAAACCGGCTCTGGTTGCGCTGATGGTTTTACATCCATTATTACAGCCTGCCATGATTTCGTGGATGAAATACGATCCGGCCAACGAACTAAAACGGATTAAAGGACCCGTATTGATTATTAACGGGAAACAGGATATCCAGGTTGCTGCGAGCGAAGCGGAGATGCTAAAAGCGGCCCGGCCTGACGCTCGTTTGCTGCTGTTCGATCAGATGAACCACGTGCTTAAGAACGCACCAACGGATACCACCGAAAATTTTAAGACGTACACCGATCCGGCCTTGCCCCTGACGGCGGGTCTGGCAACGGCCATCGCTCAGTTTGTGAAGCGGTAGAGCGAGTAACTCTCCAAGAGTTTTGCCGTCGATTCGCTAATTGGCGGAGTAATGCTGCAAGTAAGCAATCAGGCGCTCGAAATTCAGCTGCTCGTAAGGATTTTGGGTCTGCCGGGTGAGCAAATGCCGGTAGCTGTCAATCAGACCATCGAAGTACGGATTGTGATTGAGTCGGGCGGCAATTAAGCCCTTGTAGCAACGGTGTACCTGATTGTATACGTACTGGCAGGGCTGATTGGGGTGTTCGTTCAGTAGCCGGTCGAGGGAGGGAAGGGTACAGGCGCTTTCCAGAAAGGAAAATCCCTGCGTATCGAAAAACTGCTCGATCTGCTCGCAGCTATGAGCAAGCTCTTCGTCGGAATTGATCTTGTAACGGAAATACTGAAAGCCGTTGAACTTACCAATCGAACTAATCAGCGTATTGGCGTCGGGACGACCATCGGGCGAGGTATTCAGAAATTGCTGGGCGATCTGCTCGATCTGGTCGTTGCGGCACCCAAAGTTCACGTCCAGCACCGTTTCTTCGCCATAAAACGAGGAGGACAGAATAACATTCAGAAACCCAATTGCTACGTTACGGCGGTACTGTTTCTTTTCGGGCAACAGTGTATAGCCATGCTCCGCAAAAAACGGGGTCAAGTGCTGATACAGGTTCGTTTCAAACGGAGTGGCAGTCATTCGTACGTGTCCATGCTGAAAAAATAATGGTAGCCAGTAGCGGCATAACAGCCTAAAAGCAAATTAGTTTATTAATTTTCGGCTAAAGGATAGGGCGTAAGAAAGGCCATTGATCGAACCAAATCAGGCGTCGTTGCGTTATACAGCTACACGCCCGCATTGGGGGTCAATTGGGGACGACCGGAATTGACAGCTTGCTGAGGTCGCGTGTAAGCATGCCGGGAGTTGTCGATAGTTCCCGACCCGAACAAATCGTCAAAACAATAACTGGCGAGTATAACTACGCCATGGCTGCCTAATCCGGAGGATTAAGCAATAGCCATTGTCTCCCCGGCCTACGTGCTGCTGGCTGGATCAGGAGGCATCGACTCGCAGCGCTGGCTCGGTTTATGGTGTTAACGGCCGAGTAAGAAACAAGCACATACGGATGAGGCTTGGTTCGGTACACACCGGGCCGATTCCCGACAATCCTAAGGGTACCTAAGCATGTAGAAAGCACGACGGGTTCCTTGACTGGACGAGAGTTCGAATCTCTCCGTCTCCACAAAAAGGTTCTAAAACCCCGAAATCAGCCTGATTTCGGGGTTTTTTTAAAATGTGCCACCTATAATGTATCTATAATATTTTGTAAATAAGTCGTTTCACTAAATCTTAAAGAAATGAATTCTGAGTTCGAAAATTTCGAGAATAGTTTTCTATCTAAAGTTCTAAACCTATACTCTGCTGCTAAGGAAGGTGGCGATGTTGAACCAAATCTTGAATATAACCTTCCAAATGGTAAAATTATATTGGAAGAGTTTAGAGAGAAAGTAAGTGAATATATTGAAGGTTTAGAGCGTATTCTTTCTCTGACTGATCCCGGTACTTTGTTGTATCAGTATGCTTCCTTTGAGCAAGACAAAATTAAAGATTCGTTTTTCCAAGAAAAACTCGGATCGAACACAGAGGATGATATTGATTCATTAGATGAATATGCTGAAAACGAAACCTTAAATGTAAAAGAGAACTTTGGTAATGATTGTGTTGAGCTGTATAACGTTATACAAGATCTTAAAGAATAATATATAAATACTGGCATAATATAAATTCTTAAAATCAAACAGTATAATTATATATATAATGAATATTTCTGATATACCTAGCTTTGATCTTTACAAGAAGCGATTATTAGAATTAGAAAACAGAGCTGTTACATACGAAGAAAAAGAACAGATTAATGTACTTAAAACTAAATTTTTATCCTTAAGTACAATTTCTGACCGTTTTAATCGAGTGTTTACTGATAAAGGCTGGGTTTCACATGAATCTCTTAGTGTGCCAGTTATGGAAAAAGCATTGAGATTACATAAAGAAAAAGGTATAACTCAAGCAGAAAAATATTTAATAGATTATTATAATGAAGATACTATTAGAATAGGGATCACTAGACTTTGGGGAACAGAACCGTTTAGAGATAGACTACATATTATTAAGCTTGCATATGCAGACTTTATCTGTGGACGTTATCACTCTTGTGTTCCTTTATTACTTATGATGATTGATGGAGTTGTTGCCGATTCAGGTAATAACTTAGGTTTTTTTTCTGATAAGTCAGAAGTTGTAAGCTGGGACTCTATTGCTGGACACGATAGTGGTTTACAAGCGTTAAAAACTATATATTATAAATCTAGAGGTACTACTAATAAAAATCGTATTTCTCTTCCTTACCGTAATGGAATATTACACGGTAGAGATTTAGGTTTTGCAAATCAAGAGGTTGCAACTAAATGTTGGGTATTATTATTTGTAGTGAGGGATGTGCTAGCAGCACAAAAAGATCAAGAAACAAGAAAAGAAATCTATAGTAAAGAAGTAACTAAGACTTTAGACGATATTCAAAATGATATGGATAAGATTACTGCTGATCTATCAGAAGTAATTAATATGGATGTTTTTAAAAGAGCTCCAGTAGTAGTAGGAGTTGATTGTCCTGATTCTGGTAGTGCTGATAACTATGTAGAGAGATCTCCAGAAAGAGCACTAGTAGAATTCATTGAATTGTGGAAGAAAAAAAATTACGGTGGTATGGCTTTAAGTATTTACAAATCAGATTACTATACTAAAGGGCAAATGGCTGGGAGAATAAATAAAACTTTTAAAGAAAAAGATCTGATTAGTTTTAAAATAATTAGTATCAATGATGTGTCTTCGTGTACAGTTGATATTGAAACTATAGTTAATGTATCTCATAAATTAAATCAGCCTAATGAATATACTGTCAAGTTTAGGTTGTTGTATTGTAATAAAGAATCTACAGAGTTGATAGTTAATACTAAAAAAGAAGGACAATGGAAAATTGTGGAAGATTTTTATATAATAAAAATGATAGGTACATCACTTGAATACTTGTAAAGACTTATAAATAAACAAATAACTTGCTATAATTTAAAAGTTCGGAATAGTTAATTAAGGTAAGAATAGATTGTTCATTACACTTCAAATAAACGTATAATTATAATGATAACAGTTTACTTAGATTGGAACATAATAACTAATCTTGCAGATCCCTCATATATAAATAATATAGATATACAAAAAAAATTATTATATATAAAAGATAAGTTTGAAACTCGCGGAAAAGATGTGGCTATACCGTATTCCAATGCTCACATGAATGATTTGTCAAAAAGTTATAAGAAAGGAGAAAGAGAACGTGTAGAAAAATCTCTCAACTACTTATCATTACTTACTTGGGATGTATGTATAGCTAAATATTGGGGTGAAGATGTTCCTAAGTGGCACAAAAGATCTCCAAAGGAGTTTTTTGAGACGACAATCAGCTTAGATGACTTACAATCTAAAAACTTTACGCAGCTCACTGCGGGTATTGATGAATTAGTAAAGACAGGCGTATTTGATGTATTCAAAGCAATACCCCACGACATTGACTTTGGCTATATTATAAAAAAT contains the following coding sequences:
- a CDS encoding TonB-dependent receptor; its protein translation is MKISFTCLLILSSCLCFAQTGLIKGRVSNESGDPVEAINIILKGTGKGTTTSASGEFTFSGLAAGSYQLVATGVGYQTLGRTISLAEQQTVTLNLTVQEAMQELQTVEIVGRRETTYKNDISFIASKTATPLKDVPQAVSYVTKEVLRDQGAFTMGDAVKNMSGVNQFTFYDDLTIRGFRMNGGSTTQLFNGLRTFSGFWKQPPVNYLERVEVVKGAASALYGNSSPGGTINRVTKKPLTTPQKSLLFTTGSFNTMRVLADFTGPMNESKTLLYRLNLGYVNAQSFRNLQFDKNIIIAPSVSFLPTTKTRINFDLVYNKSNSRLDRGQSVKGNDLYSSSTATSLNAVNDYLNEETYLITTSLNHQFSANTSFNMAYLRTGYTEDLLEHRSSNVNAIDSAGKAIDNLVARQVFVRQTKSFMDNVSLFLNHNFRTGRAEHKFVVGYDYIQSTTPKGSGQQTANGYLLKAGGAAAYNAKRPDLYQFYNYTANGVTRSIPKPNVSHYDLTLQNNQLEDPTKYIYNVTTNASTTPVFYSLHGIYLQEQVKIDRLQILLGLRYDTYIDKKGYTTSTESNVTQHAFLPRIGAVYSVTKNVNLYGTYTTGYNPQDATVQSDPLSGGPFDPIRSTLKEVGLKSEWLDGRLTANLSVYDITQTNTLYSANAADNPNLMIQIGQERAKGVEVDVTGNILPNWSLIATYSRNDAKITDAGSRAADQVLVNMQKPNAPKEQGSLWTKYTFVSAGLNGLGIGLGGNFVTERNLSLNNTQTIPGYTLLNAAVYYKIDKFQFQVNLNNLANKTYWVGGYDYLRLFPGTPRNFMATVSYTF
- a CDS encoding PepSY-associated TM helix domain-containing protein, whose product is MRTTGKNIAAKLHLWLGLGSGLVVFIVALTGSLLVFEKELEPIIDARFHTIVPPDNAQRVPLDELVTTATTQFPGKKLSRVVIEPHPDRTVVVELQQSKKAKDILAVALDPYTGKVVEARQEQDAFFSVVLRLHRYLCLGDTGKIITGISCVSFLIIMISGLVLWWPNRKNAKQRFTVKWGASFKRLNWDLHAIFGFYVLPFVFLIASTGLIWSYKWVNNLLFYAFDGKPQTKREAPANQSSVSLKSADLLEEMYAETNRLLPHSGAITFAFPETDSLAVTVSKRNEEAAIDNIVDFLYFDNATGDLIKKRLYDGETRGFKARRIIFPIHTGSMLGWPTKIIALIVALITASLPITGFLIWWGRGRKKSGTVRQRSVDRALPKQPQHNRSVVVAASNKLSEG
- a CDS encoding PQQ-binding-like beta-propeller repeat protein, with the protein product MKRLLLPLGALAALTFGWSHFTQNLTDDKPNDNTNWSEYLGGPDRNHYSALSQITPDNVTNLKVAWTYATPDSGQIQTNPIIVDGVLYGVSPTVKVFALDAKTGKEIWTAGDPLKAWYSTCRGVTYWQSEGPGEPDKRILYTVGPLLYALDARTGKPIPSFGENGHADLHAGLGQAAKDKFIISNTPGTIFGDLIVMPVRVAEEVGGAPGYIRAFNVRTGKLAWTFRTIPYPNEYGYNTWPKEAYRNPDIGAANNWSGMAVDRRRGIIYVPTGSPSYDFYGGNRHGQNLFANCLLALDAKTGKRLWHFQAVHHDLWDRDFPAPPNLVTVTQNGKKIDAVAQVTKSGFVFVFDRVTGKPLFPIKEVPVPKSDIPGEMTWPTQPVPQKPAPFARQSMTEADINPHSGDRDSLKAVLRSVGKRFYEPISKQGSLMFPGTDGGAEWGGAAADPDGILYVNANDVPWIFKMIDAPKADELAHLSPGQRVYTQNCISCHGPERKGNARSGYPSLVDIGQRRDRPYVMQIVSNGKGMMPGFTALSADDKQALIAFLFGEEKQEVGSAATMAKIKEPYLPYKVTGYNKFQDSRGYPAIAPPWGTLNAINLNTGEYLWKIPLGEDKELKAKGIRNTGTENYGGPVITASGLLFIAATKDEKFRAFDKKTGKLLWETDLPAAGFATPATYQVNGKQYVVIACGGAKLGAKKGNQYVAFALP
- a CDS encoding alpha/beta hydrolase, with the translated sequence MRYRLITTFLFLLTGLTTFAQSEEPIHYKITVPAEVDLTLDGTLTLPANLTKPVPVVLIIAGSGSTDRDGNSPAPIATFGTLKAGTYRMLADSLVRQGIAVARYDKRGSGANIAATMKVLKPQDHRFDYYISDAVGFIRQLQADKRFSKVVVAGHSEGSLVGMLATIETKASGFISLAGAGRNIADVLKVQFKGLPEEQRQLVYQDLDSLRSGQTVHKPALVALMVLHPLLQPAMISWMKYDPANELKRIKGPVLIINGKQDIQVAASEAEMLKAARPDARLLLFDQMNHVLKNAPTDTTENFKTYTDPALPLTAGLATAIAQFVKR